The Coffea arabica cultivar ET-39 chromosome 8e, Coffea Arabica ET-39 HiFi, whole genome shotgun sequence genome window below encodes:
- the LOC140012999 gene encoding uncharacterized protein, with protein MSKVLRGKYFKGQSIWEMKIRASDSWMWRSIISARDLLERGARKRVGDGRTIDIWRDKWIMDRGKGKVFTSKPPNCQLQKVYELIQNGKWNVDKIKVVFSEEDCKRIIGILLSICNGKDKLVWPYSTTRVSIGKTGYMVAKKIQKEKNGKDTARSDHAEMKWNAAPIKWAEIHEFGNKFWLWWNSILGAKDRVERKDHIILTVNILWQIWKSRNQIHFNKKRKRLGSIINGAMQEWFECQSVQTEKVDEEEEKEGNTRGKNKWLLPQEGIIKLSTDATVDTRKGKANWGIFARGANGAIISACVGPEQRNSEPLIEETNTTRNALFKAKLEG; from the exons ATGAGCAAGGTGCTGAGGGGAAAGTACTTTAAGGGACAATCAATTTGGGAGATGAAGATTAGAGCTAGTGATTCATGGATGTGGAGAAGTATTATAAGTGCCAGAGATTTGCTTGAAAGGGGTGCTAGAAAAAGAGTAGGAGATGGACGTACTATCGATATTTGGAGGGACAAATGGATAATGGATAGAGGAAAAGGGAAGGTATTTACTTCAAAGCCACCAAATTGTCAATTGCAGAAGGTGTATGAATTAATACAAAATGGAAAGTGGAATGTGGATAAGATAAAAGTAGTGTTTAGTGAAGAAGATTGCAAGCGTATCATCGGTATCCTACTCAGCATCTGCAATGGAAAAGACAAACTAGTGTGGCCATACTCAACTACAAGAGTGTCTATTGGTAAAACTGGATATATGGTTGCAAAGAAgatccaaaaggaaaaaaatggaaaggaTACAGCAAGAAGCGA CCATGCTGAGATGAAATGGAACGCGGCTCCAATTAAATGGGCTGAAATCCATGAGTTTGGAAATAAGTTTTGGTTGTGGTGGAATAGCATCCTGGGAGCCAAGGATAGAGTTGAAAGAAAAGATCATATTATACTAACAGTAAATATCCTAtggcagatttggaagtcaAGAAATCAGATACatttcaacaagaaaagaaagcgTCTAGGTTCGATAATTAATGGGGCAATGCAGGAATGGTTTGAATGTCAGAGTGTACAGACggagaaagtagatgaagaagaagaaaaggagggaAACACAAGAGGCAAGAACAAATGGTTACTACCGCAAGAAGGCATAATCAAGCTCAGTACTGATGCAACAGTAGATACAAGGAAAGGCAAGGCTAACTGGGGAATTTTTGCTAGAGGAGCTAACGGAGCAATTATAAGTGCTTGCGTAGGTCCCGAACAAAGAAATAGTGAACCGTTGATTGAAGAAACAAATACAACCAGGAATGCACTTTTTAAAGCAAAGTTAGAAGGCTAG